The DNA sequence ACACATTCATTGCGTCTGCAGGAGCCTGATTCATGTTTAATCTGATTGGAAATTACGCCAAAATTGCTATCAGGAATTTGATGCGCAACAAAGTGTATTCTGCGCTCAATATCCTCGGTCTGGGAATCGCCATGTCCTGCTGTCTTTTGATTGTGTTGTTCTTACAACGCGAGTTGCAATACGATCACAGATATGAGAAGGGGGATCGCATTTACAAGGTCGTGCGAGAAATAAATATCCAGGGCGGGTCGCGCAATTTTTCCTGGGGTACGTCGGGATCTCTGGGCCCCGCGTTGCAACGCGATTTTCCCGAAGTAGAGTCAGCCGTTCGAATATGGCCCTGGAACGTGAAGGTCGAACGCGAGAATATTTTGTTTCCCACACGGCTCAATCGCGTTGACAAACACGTATTTGACGTATTTGAAGCCGAATTTGTTCAAGGCAGCGCACAGACGGCTTTTGAAGATCCAACGAGTATTGTGATTACCGAGCGCATGGCGAATGTTATCTACGGCGAGGAAAACCCGATGGGCAAGGTGCTCACCGTTGTCAATTCGATTTTTGGCGGAGATTATATTGTGCGGGGTGTGTTGAAAGATCGCCTTGAGCCTACGACAATCCCATTTAATATGTTCGTATCGAGAGACCCCAATGCCCAATGGAGCAACAAATTGCACAGATGGGATCCGGCTGCGGGTTTTCGACCGGTACAAACCTATATTTTGCTTCAAGAAGGGGTTTCTCCCGAAACACTGGAACAAAAATTTCCGGATTTTATAAAGCGCTATATGGGCGCAGAAATCCAAAAATACAATGCGTATCATCTTCAACCCCTGCATCGGGTCTATTTGCATTCGCGTGCGGATTACGATATTCAGAGCTTCGGCGATATCGATCAACTCTATACGATGTGTGTGATTGCCGCATTTATTCTGATCATTGCCTGCGTGAACTTTATGAATCTGGCGACAGCCCAATCAGTCCGGCGCGCAAGAGAGGTGGGCTTGCGAAAAGTAGTCGGTGCCAGTCGCGGTCAGTTGATCCAGCAATTTCTGGGAGAGTCCCTGATTGTCGCCTGTCTCGCGTCGTTGCTGGCAATTATTGTCGCTCGGGCGATGCTGCCCGTGTTTAATGATTTGATCCAGCAAAATCTGGTATTAGATCTCAAGGCATATATGACTTTGATTCCGGCGTTGATCGGCGTGGTACTGGTATCCGGGATACTCGCCGGAGGTTATCCCGCCTTTGTTTTGTCTGCCTGGCAACCGATTGATACATTGAAGAGTCAGGTTCAATCCAGATCGGGTGGTTCGTGGTTCTGGAAGGGCCTGGTGATATTCCAATTTTCAATTTCGATTTTTTTGATCGTGGGCACGCTGGTCGTGCGCAACCAGATCTCTTATATGCTGGATCGGGATCTGGGGGTTGATACAGAACACCTGGTCATGTTGCCCATTTTTATTTCGAGCCGAGAGGCGCATTTCGTTCACGCCAACCGCCTGTCGTCGCGATACAGTACTGTGAAGCAGTCGTTTTTGAGGCATCCCAATGTCATTGGGGCAACCGCATCTCAGTATCGCGCCTTTCCCAGCGGGGGTGGCTCGCGGCGCAAGCCCATTCGCCCGGAAGATTTGCCGGGGGATGACTGGTGGATTCTGATCAACGAGGTCGATGGGGATTTTGTAAAAACAATGGGTATTGAGCTGGTTGCTGGCAAAAACTTCACCCCGGGCAAGGGAGATCCCCTCAGGGGATGGACGCGCGAATTTCTGATCAATGAGTCGGCAGCCAAATTATTTGGCTGGGATAATCCCATCGGCAAACAAATTCAGAAGCTGGATGGGGGCGGTGGCACGGGTACTGTTGTGGGCGTGTTTAAGGATTATCATTTTGATTCCTTAAAGGAAAAAATCGCGCCCCTCGCATTTGTTCAGTGGGCCAGGCTATATGCGTATTTAACGCTCAAAATAAAGGGCGGGCAGTTTGTAGAGACGATGGATTTTTTGGAAGAGGAATGGTATAAGTTCGTGCCCAACGAAGCGTTTAATCCCATTTTTATGGACGATGGGTTTGCGTCTGCGTACCGGAATGAACTTCGCCTGAGAAGAATTGCTGGCATTTCTTCTTTGCTGGCGATCGTGGTGTGTTGTTTGGGTCTGTTCGGTTTGGCCGCTATTTCTGCCCAACGGCGCACAAAGGAGATTGGGGTGCGCAAGGTGCTCGGTGCGTCTGCCGGGCAAATTGTGACGATGTTTTCAGCCGAATTTGTCGTGCTGGTCGCGTTTGCCAGTCTTATTGCCTGGCCCCTGGCTTATTACATGCTCGATGACTGGTTAGCCGATTTTGCCTACCGCATTGGTCTGGATGTCTCGGTATTTGTATTGAGCAGTGTACTGGCTATTGCTATTGCCCTGATTACAGTGAGTTACCAGGCATGGAAAGCGGCGCAGACCAATCCGATTGAGGCGCTTAAGTACGAATAGACGAATCGAGATTTGAACTGACTTGGGGTAGGGTGGGGGGCGTCTATTCGTTTATTCGTCTATTCGTCAGTCGGCTGCATCGACGTCTGTGCCCAACTGCATCTGCTCATCCCATA is a window from the Gemmatimonadota bacterium genome containing:
- a CDS encoding ABC transporter permease is translated as MFNLIGNYAKIAIRNLMRNKVYSALNILGLGIAMSCCLLIVLFLQRELQYDHRYEKGDRIYKVVREINIQGGSRNFSWGTSGSLGPALQRDFPEVESAVRIWPWNVKVERENILFPTRLNRVDKHVFDVFEAEFVQGSAQTAFEDPTSIVITERMANVIYGEENPMGKVLTVVNSIFGGDYIVRGVLKDRLEPTTIPFNMFVSRDPNAQWSNKLHRWDPAAGFRPVQTYILLQEGVSPETLEQKFPDFIKRYMGAEIQKYNAYHLQPLHRVYLHSRADYDIQSFGDIDQLYTMCVIAAFILIIACVNFMNLATAQSVRRAREVGLRKVVGASRGQLIQQFLGESLIVACLASLLAIIVARAMLPVFNDLIQQNLVLDLKAYMTLIPALIGVVLVSGILAGGYPAFVLSAWQPIDTLKSQVQSRSGGSWFWKGLVIFQFSISIFLIVGTLVVRNQISYMLDRDLGVDTEHLVMLPIFISSREAHFVHANRLSSRYSTVKQSFLRHPNVIGATASQYRAFPSGGGSRRKPIRPEDLPGDDWWILINEVDGDFVKTMGIELVAGKNFTPGKGDPLRGWTREFLINESAAKLFGWDNPIGKQIQKLDGGGGTGTVVGVFKDYHFDSLKEKIAPLAFVQWARLYAYLTLKIKGGQFVETMDFLEEEWYKFVPNEAFNPIFMDDGFASAYRNELRLRRIAGISSLLAIVVCCLGLFGLAAISAQRRTKEIGVRKVLGASAGQIVTMFSAEFVVLVAFASLIAWPLAYYMLDDWLADFAYRIGLDVSVFVLSSVLAIAIALITVSYQAWKAAQTNPIEALKYE